From the genome of Sandaracinaceae bacterium, one region includes:
- a CDS encoding competence/damage-inducible protein A: MPKTAAALMVGNEILTGKIEDTNTRYLARLLFELGVSLRQVVVCPDEEPIIVRELNALRSSHDMVFTSGGVGPTHDDITIDAVAAAFGRPVVESPEIAGMIRAHFGAAVTPAHLRMANMPEGAELVRSARSGWPTVVCENVYILPGVPEIFERKLDALRERLDEGQRFFNHTVYTRCDEGEIAELLTSLTFAHPDVTIGSYLVWSDPAYRVRVTFDSVDADKSAAAADAFVEAIPPEKLVRRTSPA, encoded by the coding sequence GTGCCGAAGACCGCCGCCGCCCTGATGGTCGGGAACGAGATACTAACGGGCAAGATCGAAGATACCAACACCCGCTATCTGGCGCGGTTGCTGTTCGAGCTCGGCGTGTCCCTGCGCCAAGTCGTGGTCTGCCCCGACGAAGAGCCCATCATCGTCCGCGAACTGAATGCGCTCCGTAGCTCCCACGACATGGTGTTCACCAGCGGCGGGGTGGGGCCAACCCACGACGACATCACCATCGACGCCGTGGCTGCGGCTTTCGGTCGTCCCGTCGTCGAGTCCCCCGAGATCGCAGGGATGATTCGCGCGCACTTCGGCGCTGCCGTCACGCCAGCCCACCTGCGCATGGCGAACATGCCCGAGGGGGCCGAGCTGGTGCGCAGCGCGCGCAGCGGGTGGCCCACGGTGGTCTGCGAGAACGTCTACATCCTGCCGGGTGTGCCCGAGATCTTCGAGCGCAAGCTGGACGCCCTGCGCGAGCGGCTGGACGAGGGGCAGCGCTTCTTCAACCACACCGTGTACACCCGCTGCGACGAGGGGGAGATCGCCGAGCTGCTCACGTCCCTGACCTTCGCGCACCCCGACGTGACCATCGGGAGCTACCTCGTGTGGAGCGACCCGGCCTACCGGGTGCGCGTCACCTTCGACAGCGTGGACGCAGACAAGAGCGCTGCGGCCGCCGACGCGTTCGTCGAAGCCATCCCGCCCGAGAAGCTCGTGCGCCGCACGAGCCCTGCGTAG
- a CDS encoding PEGA domain-containing protein: MSVRQAGRVVRGALYGTLLSVVLVACGAQQHPTEPTRLSVVTEPENARVRIDDRDVGSARVLQARPPRLTRGRHQVSVEADGYFPHDVELDLPPGTTTLRVQLRPIPR; the protein is encoded by the coding sequence GTGAGCGTGCGCCAAGCGGGCAGGGTGGTGCGTGGGGCGCTCTACGGCACGCTGCTGAGCGTGGTGCTCGTCGCGTGTGGTGCGCAGCAGCACCCCACCGAGCCGACGCGGCTGTCGGTCGTGACCGAGCCGGAGAACGCGCGGGTGCGTATCGACGACCGCGACGTCGGGAGCGCGCGCGTGCTCCAGGCGAGGCCGCCGCGGCTGACCCGCGGCCGACATCAGGTCAGCGTCGAGGCCGACGGTTACTTCCCGCACGACGTGGAGCTGGACCTGCCGCCCGGCACCACCACGCTGCGCGTGCAGCTGCGGCCCATCCCCCGCTGA